One region of Arthrobacter sp. StoSoilB22 genomic DNA includes:
- the hisD gene encoding histidinol dehydrogenase: MTTSPDTSAPSTDALAFRSIDFRGRHLSLAELRAAVPRAQHQTMADAEQKVLNIISDVRSRGFAALGELARKFDGVEQSHPRVPAEALSKALNELDPKVRAALEESINRARQFADQQRPANVDVQLGDGAVVSQNWIPVGRVGLYVPGGLAPLASSVIMNVVPAVAAGVESIALASPPQKDFDGLPHPTILAAAKLLGIDEVYAIGGAQAIVSFAYGVPGTGGELPIEPVDVVTGPGNIFVATAKRLVKGVVGIDSEAGTTEIAILADSTAQAPLVAADLISQAEHDPKAASVLVTDSPELADAVVRELARQASATKHSSRVLEALSGPQSGVVLVDDLEQGIAVCNAYAAEHLEIMTADAAAVASRIRNAGAIFVGDFSPVSLGDYCAGSNHVLPTSGTAAFSSGLNVTTFLRAVQVINYDRAALEQVSGHIVSLSGAEDLPGHGDAVRIRFTEGS, encoded by the coding sequence GTGACCACTTCTCCGGATACTTCCGCCCCTTCCACTGACGCCCTTGCCTTTCGGAGCATCGATTTCCGGGGCCGCCACCTCTCCCTGGCGGAGCTGCGTGCAGCGGTTCCCAGGGCGCAGCATCAGACCATGGCGGATGCGGAGCAGAAGGTCCTAAACATCATTTCCGATGTCCGAAGCCGTGGCTTTGCCGCCTTGGGTGAACTGGCCAGGAAATTCGACGGTGTGGAACAGTCCCACCCGCGGGTCCCGGCAGAGGCGCTCTCCAAGGCCCTGAACGAACTTGATCCGAAGGTTCGGGCCGCCTTGGAAGAATCCATCAACCGTGCACGGCAGTTTGCTGACCAGCAGCGCCCTGCCAACGTTGACGTTCAGCTTGGCGACGGCGCTGTTGTCAGCCAGAACTGGATTCCGGTGGGGCGCGTAGGGCTGTACGTTCCCGGCGGACTGGCCCCTCTGGCGTCATCGGTGATCATGAACGTGGTCCCCGCGGTTGCGGCGGGCGTCGAGTCCATTGCATTGGCATCCCCGCCGCAGAAAGACTTCGACGGACTTCCGCACCCCACCATCCTGGCCGCCGCGAAGCTCCTGGGCATCGATGAGGTGTACGCCATCGGTGGTGCACAGGCAATTGTTTCGTTTGCTTACGGCGTTCCGGGTACCGGAGGCGAGTTGCCCATTGAACCCGTTGACGTGGTCACTGGACCCGGCAACATCTTTGTGGCCACAGCCAAGCGGCTCGTGAAGGGCGTGGTGGGCATTGACTCGGAGGCCGGAACTACCGAGATCGCCATCCTCGCCGACTCCACTGCGCAGGCCCCCTTGGTGGCCGCTGATCTCATTAGCCAGGCCGAGCATGATCCCAAAGCAGCTTCCGTCCTGGTGACGGACTCCCCGGAGCTGGCCGACGCCGTCGTGCGTGAACTGGCCCGGCAAGCCTCTGCAACCAAGCACAGTTCCCGGGTCCTCGAGGCGTTGTCCGGACCGCAGTCCGGTGTGGTGCTGGTGGACGATCTTGAGCAGGGGATCGCAGTCTGCAACGCGTACGCCGCTGAGCACCTGGAAATCATGACGGCAGATGCGGCGGCAGTCGCATCGCGGATCCGTAACGCGGGGGCGATCTTCGTGGGCGACTTCAGCCCGGTAAGCCTGGGGGACTATTGCGCCGGTTCCAATCACGTACTGCCCACCAGCGGGACGGCGGCTTTCTCATCAGGACTCAATGTCACGACGTTCCTCCGTGCAGTTCAGGTCATCAATTATGACCGCGCCGCACTGGAGCAGGTCAGCGGACATATTGTGAGCTTGTCAGGTGCCGAAGACCTTCCCGGCCACGGAGACGCCGTCCGGATCCGCTTCACTGAGGGGTCGTAA
- the nrdR gene encoding transcriptional regulator NrdR — protein MYCPFCRNPDSRVVDSRMADDGSAIRRRRQCPECGRRFTTVETTSLSVIKRSGVGEPFSRIKVISGVRKACQGRPVTEDDLAMLAQEVEENIRSSGAAEIDAHEVGLAILGPLRKLDEVAYLRFASVYQAFESLEDFESAISLLRHEADEAKAGAKEATGSEKSPL, from the coding sequence GTGTATTGTCCGTTCTGCCGGAATCCCGACTCCCGCGTCGTTGACAGCCGCATGGCTGACGATGGCTCCGCTATTCGCCGCCGCCGCCAATGCCCTGAGTGCGGACGCCGCTTCACCACTGTGGAGACCACCAGCTTGTCCGTCATCAAGCGGTCCGGCGTTGGCGAACCATTCAGCCGGATCAAGGTCATCAGCGGAGTCCGCAAAGCATGCCAAGGGCGTCCGGTCACTGAAGACGATCTGGCGATGCTGGCTCAGGAAGTCGAGGAAAATATTCGTTCCTCGGGCGCGGCGGAGATCGATGCCCATGAGGTGGGCTTGGCGATTCTGGGCCCGCTGCGGAAGCTGGATGAAGTGGCGTACCTTCGTTTCGCGAGCGTCTATCAGGCGTTCGAGTCCTTGGAAGACTTTGAGTCGGCCATCTCGCTGCTGCGCCATGAGGCAGACGAAGCCAAGGCAGGCGCCAAAGAAGCCACGGGTTCGGAAAAGAGCCCGCTCTAA
- a CDS encoding SDR family oxidoreductase, producing the protein MAEQLPAARPTERGVAIVTGASRGIGAAVARAAAAVGYLVVINYSADSEGAESVVNDILAQGGKAVSVQADISQPADVGRLFDVAGSFGALTAVVNNAAITGNLIGPLADVPAAVVQRVVDVNISGMMFMCQEAVRRLTTHNGGSGGSIINISSTATKAGSPGTWVHYAATKGAVDVLTVGLAAEVAKQGIRVNAVAPGSTNTGLHAAAGMPDRVERLNPTIPMGRGAEPEEVAAAVMWLMSDGAGYITGAVLPVSGGR; encoded by the coding sequence GTGGCAGAACAGCTGCCGGCTGCCCGGCCCACCGAACGCGGAGTGGCGATTGTCACTGGCGCCAGCCGCGGGATCGGTGCCGCCGTGGCCCGGGCCGCGGCGGCCGTCGGCTACCTCGTAGTGATTAATTACTCTGCAGACAGCGAAGGCGCAGAGTCAGTGGTCAACGACATCCTGGCTCAAGGCGGCAAGGCAGTCAGCGTGCAGGCCGATATCAGCCAGCCCGCCGACGTCGGGCGTTTGTTCGACGTCGCCGGCAGCTTCGGTGCGCTCACCGCCGTCGTCAACAACGCTGCCATCACCGGCAACCTGATTGGTCCACTGGCTGACGTCCCTGCAGCAGTAGTGCAGCGCGTTGTTGATGTGAATATCTCCGGAATGATGTTCATGTGCCAGGAAGCAGTCCGGAGGCTCACAACGCACAACGGCGGCAGTGGCGGATCCATCATCAATATCTCGTCCACCGCCACCAAAGCCGGTTCACCGGGGACCTGGGTCCACTACGCGGCCACCAAGGGCGCCGTTGACGTCCTGACGGTGGGTCTGGCAGCAGAAGTGGCCAAGCAGGGCATCCGTGTCAACGCCGTTGCCCCCGGCAGCACGAACACCGGGCTCCACGCAGCGGCCGGAATGCCGGACCGGGTGGAAAGGCTCAACCCAACCATTCCCATGGGTCGCGGAGCCGAACCGGAAGAGGTGGCTGCGGCCGTCATGTGGCTGATGTCGGATGGGGCTGGCTACATTACAGGTGCTGTGCTCCCCGTATCTGGCGGACGCTAG
- the ppgK gene encoding polyphosphate--glucose phosphotransferase, with amino-acid sequence MSKKDEKNHKNAPLIGIDIGGTGIKGGIVDLKKGKLIGDRFRVPTPQPATPEAVAEVVAHIVEELSSRPDAPAADSPVGVTFPGIIQHGVVNSAANVDKTWLSTDIDATFTKRLGRPVEVINDADAAGLAEARYGAGEGVDGTVLVITLGTGIGSAFIFNGQLVPNAELGHLEVDGHDAETKASAVARERDGLSWDEYGVLLNRYLQHVEFLFSPELFIVGGGISKRSDEYFPHLDLRTKIVTAKLKNDAGIVGAALEVALHHKLAK; translated from the coding sequence TTGTCCAAGAAGGATGAGAAGAACCACAAGAACGCCCCTTTGATCGGTATCGACATCGGCGGCACCGGCATCAAGGGCGGCATTGTCGACCTGAAGAAGGGCAAACTGATTGGCGACCGCTTCCGCGTTCCCACTCCGCAGCCCGCCACTCCGGAGGCCGTGGCCGAGGTTGTCGCCCACATCGTCGAGGAACTCTCCAGCCGCCCCGACGCTCCTGCGGCCGACTCACCGGTGGGTGTCACTTTCCCCGGCATCATCCAGCACGGAGTGGTCAACTCTGCGGCCAACGTGGACAAGACCTGGCTCAGCACCGACATCGATGCCACGTTCACCAAGCGCCTCGGCCGCCCCGTAGAGGTCATCAATGATGCCGACGCAGCGGGCCTCGCCGAAGCCCGCTACGGAGCCGGCGAGGGCGTGGACGGCACAGTCCTGGTGATCACGCTGGGCACCGGCATCGGATCGGCCTTCATCTTCAACGGACAGTTGGTCCCCAATGCCGAGCTCGGCCACCTGGAGGTTGACGGACACGACGCCGAGACCAAGGCATCCGCCGTGGCACGGGAACGCGATGGGCTCAGCTGGGACGAATACGGGGTCCTTCTCAACCGCTACCTTCAGCACGTTGAGTTCCTTTTCTCCCCCGAACTCTTCATTGTGGGCGGAGGCATTTCCAAGCGCTCCGACGAGTACTTCCCGCATCTTGACCTGCGGACCAAAATCGTCACGGCAAAGTTGAAGAACGACGCCGGGATCGTGGGTGCTGCGCTCGAAGTCGCCTTGCACCACAAACTCGCAAAGTAG
- the map gene encoding type I methionyl aminopeptidase yields the protein MPSLASTAPIGALTPGTISPERPVPASIPRPEYVGKKAPAKFTGSEVKSPETIEKIRIAGKIAAQAIVEVGKHIQPGVTTDQLDQIGHEFLLDHHAYPSTLGYRGFPKSLCSSLNEVICHGIPDSTVLQDGDILNIDITAFINGVHGDTNYTFLVGDVDEECRLLVERTQESLNRAIKAVAPGREINVIGRAIQSYAKRFGYGVVRDFTGHGVGEAFHTGLIIPHYDAAPAYNTVIEAGMVFTIEPMLTLGTIDWEMWADDWTVVTKDHKRTAQFEHTLLVTETGAEILTLP from the coding sequence ATGCCTTCTCTTGCCTCGACTGCACCCATCGGCGCCCTCACCCCGGGAACCATCAGCCCTGAACGACCCGTGCCGGCGTCGATTCCCAGGCCGGAGTATGTAGGCAAGAAGGCGCCAGCCAAGTTCACCGGATCCGAGGTGAAGTCCCCGGAGACCATAGAGAAGATCCGGATTGCGGGGAAGATTGCCGCGCAAGCAATCGTCGAGGTGGGCAAGCACATCCAGCCCGGCGTCACCACAGACCAGCTGGACCAAATAGGGCATGAGTTCCTTCTGGATCACCATGCCTACCCCTCCACGCTCGGTTACCGTGGGTTTCCCAAATCTCTGTGTTCCTCCCTCAACGAGGTCATTTGCCACGGAATCCCCGACTCGACCGTGCTCCAGGATGGCGACATCCTGAATATTGACATCACAGCCTTCATCAACGGAGTGCATGGGGATACCAATTACACTTTCCTGGTTGGCGACGTGGACGAAGAATGCCGTTTGCTGGTTGAGCGCACGCAGGAGTCGCTCAACCGGGCCATCAAGGCCGTGGCCCCAGGCCGCGAAATCAACGTAATCGGCCGAGCTATCCAGTCCTACGCCAAACGCTTCGGCTACGGCGTAGTGCGGGATTTCACCGGCCACGGCGTGGGCGAGGCCTTTCACACAGGCCTCATCATTCCGCATTACGACGCAGCCCCGGCGTACAACACCGTGATCGAGGCGGGCATGGTTTTCACCATCGAACCCATGCTGACCCTCGGCACCATCGACTGGGAGATGTGGGCCGATGACTGGACGGTCGTCACCAAGGACCACAAACGCACAGCCCAGTTCGAACACACCCTGCTGGTCACCGAGACCGGCGCGGAAATCCTTACCCTTCCCTAA
- a CDS encoding SPOR domain-containing protein yields MTEYWYNVKTHEIEEDAMSDWSQLIGPYKTREEAEHALEKVKARNDAWDAQDDD; encoded by the coding sequence GTGACGGAGTACTGGTACAACGTCAAGACGCACGAGATCGAAGAAGACGCTATGTCTGATTGGTCCCAGCTGATTGGCCCCTACAAAACCAGGGAAGAAGCTGAGCACGCCTTGGAGAAGGTTAAAGCCCGCAACGACGCCTGGGACGCCCAGGACGACGATTAG
- the panB gene encoding 3-methyl-2-oxobutanoate hydroxymethyltransferase, with protein MAPSNLPESTTPAEVPAPYGTGPAAAADVPSAAGRKPIGRVRIHHLQQAKDNGEHFAMLTAYEQYTAEIFDQAGIEVLLVGDSASNNVFGNETSLPVTVEELLPLTRAVARAAKRALVVADLPFGSYEVSPAQAVATGVRFLKEGLAHAVKIEGTAYYAETVKAMVQAGIPVMAHIGFTPQSEHSLGGYRVQGRGDDAQRLVDDAIALQDAGAFSVLMEMVPAETAAVVDAALRVPTVGIGAGKSTTGQVLVWQDMAGLRGGKMAKFVKQYADLRTTLSDAAVAYAEDVRSGQFPGPEHSF; from the coding sequence ATGGCCCCGAGCAACCTTCCTGAGTCCACCACGCCCGCCGAAGTTCCCGCACCTTACGGCACGGGGCCTGCAGCGGCCGCCGACGTGCCGTCGGCGGCGGGCAGGAAGCCCATCGGCAGAGTCCGGATCCACCACCTTCAGCAAGCCAAGGACAACGGCGAGCACTTCGCCATGCTGACGGCATATGAGCAGTACACCGCCGAGATTTTTGACCAGGCCGGGATTGAAGTCCTCCTGGTGGGCGACTCCGCTTCGAACAACGTGTTCGGCAATGAGACGAGCCTTCCCGTCACTGTGGAGGAGCTCCTGCCCTTGACGCGGGCTGTAGCCAGGGCGGCCAAGCGGGCGCTGGTGGTGGCTGACCTGCCCTTCGGCAGCTACGAAGTGTCCCCGGCCCAGGCGGTTGCCACCGGCGTCCGGTTCCTCAAGGAAGGACTGGCACACGCCGTCAAAATTGAAGGAACCGCTTACTACGCCGAAACCGTCAAGGCCATGGTCCAGGCAGGAATTCCCGTCATGGCCCACATCGGCTTCACTCCCCAAAGTGAACATTCCCTAGGGGGATACCGCGTCCAGGGCCGTGGCGATGACGCCCAGCGGCTCGTGGACGACGCCATCGCCCTGCAGGACGCTGGCGCCTTCAGTGTCCTGATGGAAATGGTGCCTGCCGAGACTGCAGCCGTTGTGGATGCAGCCCTGCGGGTGCCCACCGTCGGTATCGGCGCCGGCAAGAGCACCACCGGGCAGGTCCTTGTGTGGCAGGACATGGCAGGTTTGCGGGGTGGCAAGATGGCAAAGTTCGTCAAGCAATACGCAGATCTTCGCACCACATTGAGCGATGCCGCGGTCGCCTACGCGGAGGATGTCCGATCCGGACAGTTCCCCGGACCGGAGCACTCCTTCTAA
- the glnA gene encoding type I glutamate--ammonia ligase: MDRQQEFVLRTIEERDVRFVRLWFTDVVGSLKSVALAPAEVEGAFEEGLGFDGSAIEGLARVFESDMLAQPDPSTFQILPWRGETEQTSRMFCDVLTPDGEPSAADPRNVLKRTLAKAADMGFTCYTHPEIEFYLLKSKDLGPDSAPVPVDEGGYFDHVPGGVAQDFRRTAVTMLESVGISVEFSHHEAGPGQNEIDLRYADALQTADNIMTFRTVIKEVALQQGTYATFMPKPFTDHPGSGMHTHFSLFEGDTNAFFEAGAEFQLSKTARQFIAGILKHAPEFTAVTNQFVNSYKRLWGGGEAPSYLSWGHNNRSALVRVPLYKPGKGQSARIEYRGIDSATNPYLAYAVLLGAGLKGIEEGYELPAAAEDDVWSLTTAERRAMGHAPLPASLHDAIRAMEESELVAEILGEQVFEHFLRNKRAEWQDYRLQVTPYELQRNLGIL; encoded by the coding sequence ATGGACCGCCAGCAAGAGTTCGTTCTGCGGACAATCGAAGAGCGTGACGTGCGCTTCGTACGCTTGTGGTTCACCGACGTCGTGGGTTCGCTCAAATCGGTGGCGCTTGCGCCGGCTGAGGTTGAGGGCGCCTTTGAAGAAGGCCTGGGTTTTGACGGTTCCGCCATTGAAGGCCTGGCCCGCGTGTTCGAGTCCGACATGCTCGCCCAGCCGGACCCGTCCACCTTCCAGATCCTGCCGTGGCGTGGAGAGACGGAACAGACGTCGCGCATGTTCTGTGACGTCCTTACCCCCGATGGCGAGCCGTCCGCCGCGGACCCCCGCAACGTCCTGAAGAGGACCCTTGCGAAGGCCGCTGACATGGGCTTTACCTGCTACACCCACCCCGAGATTGAGTTCTACTTGTTGAAGTCAAAGGACCTGGGCCCGGACAGCGCTCCAGTTCCCGTGGACGAGGGCGGCTACTTTGACCACGTGCCGGGTGGCGTAGCACAGGACTTCCGCCGCACCGCAGTCACCATGCTCGAATCCGTCGGCATCTCGGTGGAGTTCAGCCACCACGAGGCCGGGCCGGGCCAGAACGAGATCGACCTCCGCTATGCGGACGCGCTTCAGACCGCGGATAACATCATGACGTTCCGGACGGTCATCAAGGAAGTGGCCCTTCAGCAGGGTACGTACGCCACCTTCATGCCCAAGCCGTTCACGGACCACCCCGGTTCAGGCATGCACACCCACTTCTCGCTCTTCGAGGGCGACACCAACGCGTTCTTCGAAGCCGGTGCCGAGTTCCAGCTCTCAAAGACCGCACGCCAGTTCATCGCCGGAATCCTCAAGCACGCTCCTGAATTCACGGCTGTCACCAATCAGTTCGTCAATTCCTACAAGCGCCTCTGGGGCGGCGGCGAAGCCCCGAGCTACCTGAGCTGGGGCCACAACAATCGCTCGGCATTGGTGCGCGTTCCGCTGTACAAGCCGGGCAAGGGCCAGTCGGCACGCATCGAGTACCGGGGGATCGATAGCGCAACCAACCCCTACTTGGCCTACGCCGTGCTGCTGGGTGCCGGTTTGAAAGGCATCGAGGAAGGCTACGAACTTCCAGCGGCAGCCGAAGACGATGTGTGGTCCTTGACCACCGCGGAACGCAGGGCCATGGGACATGCGCCGTTGCCGGCCAGCCTCCATGACGCCATCCGGGCCATGGAGGAATCCGAGTTGGTGGCCGAGATCCTGGGGGAGCAGGTGTTCGAACACTTCCTGCGCAACAAGCGTGCAGAATGGCAGGACTACCGCCTCCAAGTCACGCCGTACGAGTTGCAGCGCAACCTCGGCATCCTCTAG